From the genome of Impatiens glandulifera chromosome 9, dImpGla2.1, whole genome shotgun sequence, one region includes:
- the LOC124913801 gene encoding E3 ubiquitin-protein ligase At1g63170-like isoform X2: MSVSNQEERRENPTDWYPLLLEQKETGGNHEHVINIGKGCDASTSSSPRSATSQGLNLNQHEDGSSNNALVQNNLVSPTLNESISRSSSLSRRGNGSGRRHWSPFNTLMWLSIELVFTLSQITAAIVVLSISGDENPQAPLFAWILGYAVGCAASLPILCWRYLHRNHQFEQAAAPQRQASPRGSPGPESNSYITISLSRNSEDEDGQNLSSGAWANQGTRATDDRFIAIMDHFKMALDCFFAVWFVVGNVWIFGGNSSSAEAPNLYRLCIVFLTISCIGYAMPFILCSMICCCLPCIISMLGVRDDMNGMRGASEETINALPTHNFKSKDKGSSVSSRDSTSSVDEGGLLAAGTEKERAISGEDAVCCICLAKYANNDELRELPCTHIFHTECVDRWLKINASCPLCKFEIHDACTDSAPESGPS, from the exons ATGTCTGTTTCCAATCAAGAAGAAAGGCGAGAGAATCCAACTGACTGGTACCCATTGCTCCTGGAGCAAAAGGAAACCGGCGGTAATCATGAGCATGTTATTAATATAGGAAAAGGTTGCGATGCTTCTACTTCGAGTTCGCCCAGAAGTGCTACTTCTCAGGGCTTGAATCTAAACCAACATGAAGATGGATCGTCAAATAATGCTCTTGTTCAGAATAACTTAGTTTCACCCACATTGAATGAATCGATCTCCAGGAGCTCCTCACTTTCGCGAAGAGGGAATGGGTCTGGCCGACGACATTGGAGCCCGTTTAACACCTTGATGTGGCTCTCTATTGAGCTAGTATTCACTCTTAGCCAAATTACTGCAGCTATTGTGGTATTGTCTATATCGGGAGATGAGAATCCACAAGCTCCGTTGTTTGCTTGGATTTTGGGTTATGCAGTTGGTTGTGCAGCTAGCCTTCCCATACTTTGCTGGCGTTATCTTCACCGCAATCATCAATTTGAACAAGCAGCAGCACCACAACGTCAGGCTTCTCCCAGAGGAAGCCCTGGACCGGAGTCCAATTCTTATATAACAATCTCATTATCTCGGAACTcagaagatgaagatggtcagaACTTGTCTTCAGGCGCATGGGCTAATCAAGGAACTAGAGCTACAGATGatag GTTCATTGCAATTATGGACCATTTTAAGATGGCATTAGACTGTTTCTTTGCAGTATGGTTTGTGGTTGGCAATGTATGGATATTTGGAGGCAACTCGTCGTCTGCAGAGGCTCCCAATTTGTACAG GCTATGTATTGTGTTTCTTACAATAAGCTGCATTGGATATGCAATGCCTTTTATTTTATGCTCGATGATATGTTGTTGCTTGCCTTGTATAATATCAATGTTGGGTGTTCGTGATGATATGAACGGTATGAGAGGTGCATCTGAAGAAACTATTAATGCTTTGCCAACACATAATTTCAAGTCCAAGGACAAAGGTAGTAGTGTTAGTAGCAGAGATAGTACTTCAAGTGTTGATGAAGGAGGACTTCTAGCAGCTGGAACTGAAAAAGAGCGTGCTATTTCTGGGGAAGATGCT GTTTGTTGCATATGCTTGGCAAAATATGCAAATAACGACGAATTGAGGGAGCTTCCTTGCACTCATATATTTCATACAGAGTGTGTAGACAGATGGCTTAAGATAAACGCTTCTTGCCCCTTGTGCAAATTTGAAATACACGATGCTTGTACTGATTCAGCACCCGAATCTGGTCCTAGTTAG
- the LOC124913801 gene encoding E3 ubiquitin-protein ligase At1g63170-like isoform X1, whose translation MSVSNQEERRENPTDWYPLLLEQKETGGNHEHVINIGKGCDASTSSSPRSATSQGLNLNQHEDGSSNNALVQNNLVSPTLNESISRSSSLSRRGNGSGRRHWSPFNTLMWLSIELVFTLSQITAAIVVLSISGDENPQAPLFAWILGYAVGCAASLPILCWRYLHRNHQFEQAAAPQRQASPRGSPGPESNSYITISLSRNSEDEDGQNLSSGAWANQGTRATDDSRFIAIMDHFKMALDCFFAVWFVVGNVWIFGGNSSSAEAPNLYRLCIVFLTISCIGYAMPFILCSMICCCLPCIISMLGVRDDMNGMRGASEETINALPTHNFKSKDKGSSVSSRDSTSSVDEGGLLAAGTEKERAISGEDAVCCICLAKYANNDELRELPCTHIFHTECVDRWLKINASCPLCKFEIHDACTDSAPESGPS comes from the exons ATGTCTGTTTCCAATCAAGAAGAAAGGCGAGAGAATCCAACTGACTGGTACCCATTGCTCCTGGAGCAAAAGGAAACCGGCGGTAATCATGAGCATGTTATTAATATAGGAAAAGGTTGCGATGCTTCTACTTCGAGTTCGCCCAGAAGTGCTACTTCTCAGGGCTTGAATCTAAACCAACATGAAGATGGATCGTCAAATAATGCTCTTGTTCAGAATAACTTAGTTTCACCCACATTGAATGAATCGATCTCCAGGAGCTCCTCACTTTCGCGAAGAGGGAATGGGTCTGGCCGACGACATTGGAGCCCGTTTAACACCTTGATGTGGCTCTCTATTGAGCTAGTATTCACTCTTAGCCAAATTACTGCAGCTATTGTGGTATTGTCTATATCGGGAGATGAGAATCCACAAGCTCCGTTGTTTGCTTGGATTTTGGGTTATGCAGTTGGTTGTGCAGCTAGCCTTCCCATACTTTGCTGGCGTTATCTTCACCGCAATCATCAATTTGAACAAGCAGCAGCACCACAACGTCAGGCTTCTCCCAGAGGAAGCCCTGGACCGGAGTCCAATTCTTATATAACAATCTCATTATCTCGGAACTcagaagatgaagatggtcagaACTTGTCTTCAGGCGCATGGGCTAATCAAGGAACTAGAGCTACAGATGatag CAGGTTCATTGCAATTATGGACCATTTTAAGATGGCATTAGACTGTTTCTTTGCAGTATGGTTTGTGGTTGGCAATGTATGGATATTTGGAGGCAACTCGTCGTCTGCAGAGGCTCCCAATTTGTACAG GCTATGTATTGTGTTTCTTACAATAAGCTGCATTGGATATGCAATGCCTTTTATTTTATGCTCGATGATATGTTGTTGCTTGCCTTGTATAATATCAATGTTGGGTGTTCGTGATGATATGAACGGTATGAGAGGTGCATCTGAAGAAACTATTAATGCTTTGCCAACACATAATTTCAAGTCCAAGGACAAAGGTAGTAGTGTTAGTAGCAGAGATAGTACTTCAAGTGTTGATGAAGGAGGACTTCTAGCAGCTGGAACTGAAAAAGAGCGTGCTATTTCTGGGGAAGATGCT GTTTGTTGCATATGCTTGGCAAAATATGCAAATAACGACGAATTGAGGGAGCTTCCTTGCACTCATATATTTCATACAGAGTGTGTAGACAGATGGCTTAAGATAAACGCTTCTTGCCCCTTGTGCAAATTTGAAATACACGATGCTTGTACTGATTCAGCACCCGAATCTGGTCCTAGTTAG
- the LOC124913802 gene encoding stress response protein NST1-like → MVGGGVNRKDDALVLNSTNVFAALGTLRKKKKSDKESGSSKVKSSSKKQEEKVGEPQVFWTPSKLTAKSWADVDDDDDDDYYATTAPPQVVWADAADSTDKDENPALLEGSESEEEGLDEVEDENEEHDQEEANLPVEKDLVFTKVPEVSLPPKDAERQLSKKELKKKELAELDAVLAELGLNKSEETSEKIDSLGSSIQEKKMENPDGGMEEDKKESKSAKKKKKKEKVVRKEEDLSNDNNTVANGTDEATAEDSNIVDLKEKFKKLASLKKKKSTKEMDAAGRAASSEAAARTAKLAAAKKKEKNHYNQQPVR, encoded by the exons ATGGTTGGAGGTGGTGTAAACAGGAAGGACGATGCTTTGGTTTTGAACAGTACTAACGTTTTCGCTGCTCTTGGAACcttgagaaagaagaagaagtcgGACAAGGAGTCGGGTTCATCTAAGGTGAAAAGTTCTTCCAAAAAGCAAGAGGAGAAAGTAGGGGAGCCACAGGTTTTCTGGACTCCATCTAAGTTAACAGCAAAATCTTGGgctgatgttgatgatgatgatgacgatgattaCTATGCAACCACGGCTCCCCCTCAAGTCGTTTGGGCTGATGCAGCTGATTCAACTGATAAGGATGAGAATCCTGCACTTTTAGAG GGAAGtgaaagtgaagaagaaggtCTCGATGAAGTTGAGGACGAGAATGAAGAACATGATCAAGAAGAAGCCAATTTGCCAGTTGAAAAAGATTTGGTTTTTACCAAAGTTCCAGAAGTTTCTTTACCACCCAAGGATGCAGAAAGGCAGCTCTCAAAGAAAGAACTGAAGAAGAAAGAGCTTGCTGAGCTAGATGCTGTTCTAGCTGAGCTAGGTTTAAACAAATCTGAGGAAACCAGCGAGAAGATCGATTCTCTtg GTAGTAGTATACAAGAGAAGAAGATGGAGAATCCAGACGGAGGAATGGAGGAGGACAAGAAAGAGAGCAAATCTgctaagaagaagaaaaagaaggagaaggTGGTGCGGAAGGAGGAAGATTTGTCGAATGACAACAACACAGTGGCGAATGGAACTGATGAAGCAACAGCAGAGGATTCAAACATAGTAGACTTGAAAGAGAAATTTAAGAAACTAGCTtcactgaagaagaagaaatcaacCAAGGAAATGGATGCTGCAGGAAGAGCTGCCTCAAGTGAAGCTGCAGCTAGAACCGCAAAACTTGCTGCTGCCAAGAAAAAGGAGAAGAACCACTATAACCAGCAGCCAGTGCGGTAA